A genomic window from Populus alba chromosome 19, ASM523922v2, whole genome shotgun sequence includes:
- the LOC118051959 gene encoding disease resistance protein At4g27190-like, protein MVRSNDPFWNDVEDMNNGGMKCKFCGHLFAENTSISRIKWHLSGVKGRGVKICEKAPEEVRNAVRAAMDGPPEKKLKTIAGSSNNEVTNTILASVQEQNNDEVMAQEGDALFVGEREHWLSSFTDEDIELLRGIFHERTSINQADEPRGDSSQPTDPLCLDHGRYYDRPRAPLANNDVIMNIVEDMVRVRTEPMEEDKDVEKNSGRLVQPGAAASSSGGLASNTNEIKGDALPTRKLVGQAFEDHKKIIWSSLMHDKVSRIGIYGMGGVGKTTLVTHIYNQLLERPDTFNHVFWITVSQDTSINRLQKSFARCIGLDLSNEDEELHRAVILRKELMKKKKWVLILDDLWKAFDLQKLGIPDQVKGCKLILTSRSGRICQQMKTQHTIKVQPILKEEAWILFIERLGNDIALSPEMERIAVDVVRECAGLPLGIITMAGSMRGVNDLHEWRNTLKKLKESKFRDMEDEVFQLLRLSYDRLDNDLALQQCLLYCTLYPEDHKIEREELICYLIDEGIVEGTRSRQAAFDEGHTMLNKLENVCLLESCFDRYHRRCVKMHDLIRDMSLQILQINSPVMVREYEEEIPDVDMWKEDLLRVSLKDCYFKEIPSSHSPRCPNLSTLLLRNNEGLEFIAASFFEQLHELKVLDLSHTNIINLPDSVSELVSLTALLLKRCANLRLVPSLKKLKALKRLDLSRTALEKMPQGMECLSNLRYLRMNGFGEKSFPQWDIT, encoded by the coding sequence ATGGTTCGATCAAATGATCCATTTTGGAATGATGTTGAAGATATGAATAATGGTGGCATGAAGTGTAAATTTTGTGGGCATTTATTTGCCGAGAATACTTCCATTTcgaggatcaaatggcatttgTCAGGAGTGAAAGGGCGTGGTGTTAAAATATGTGAGAAAGCTCCTGAAGAAGTTCGAAATGCAGTCCGTGCAGCAATGGATGGCCCtccagaaaaaaaacttaaaaccatAGCAGGCTCAAGCAATAACGAGGTCACCAATACAATTTTAGCTTCTGTCCAAGAACAAAACAATGATGAAGTGATGGCACAAGAAGGAGATGCTCTTTTCGTTGGAGAGCGCGAACATTGGCTGAGTAGCTTCACTGATGAAGACATTGAGCTTCTGAGAGGTATCTTTCATGAGAGAACATCAATTAATCAAGCTGACGAGCCTCGAGGAGATTCATCCCAGCCAACAGACCCATTGTGTCTTGACCATGGAAGATATTATGATCGACCCCGTGCTCCATTAGCAAACAATGATGTAATTATGAATATTGTGGAGGACATGGTTAGAGTGAGGACAGAACCAATGGAGGAGGATAAGGATGTGGAGAAGAATAGTGGAAGATTAGTGCAGCCTGGCGCAGCAGCTAGCTCTTCTGGCGGGCTTGCAAGCAACACAAATGAGATTAAAGGAGATGCACTACCGACGAGAAAGCTGGTGGGTCAAGCATTCGAAGACCATAAGAAGATTATCTGGTCTTCGTTGATGCATGATAAAGTTTCAAGAATTGGCATCTATGGGATGGGCGGAGTGGGTAAGACTACATTGGTGACACACATATATAATCAGCTTCTAGAAAGACCAGACACTTTCAATCATGTTTTCTGGATTACTGTTTCACAAGATACCAGCATTAACAGATTGCAGAAAAGTTTCGCAAGATGTATTGGTTTAGATCTTTCTAATGAAGATGAGGAGCTGCACAGAGCGGTCATATTGAGAAaagaattaatgaagaaaaagaaatgggttttgattttagatGATCTGTGGAAGGCTTTTGACTTACAAAAGCTGGGAATTCCTGACCAAGTTAAGGGATGCAAGCTGATTCTTACCAGTCGATCAGGAAGAATTTGCCAACAGATGAAAACCCAACACACAATCAAAGTGCAGCCTATTTTGAAGGAAGAAGCTTGGATTTTGTTTATTGAGAGGCTTGGAAATGACATAGCACTTTCTCCAGAAATGGAACGAATTGCAGTAGATGTTGTTAGGGAATGTGCCGGTTTGCCTTTAGGAATTATTACAATGGCAGGAAGCATGAGGGGAGTGAATGACCTACATGAGTGGAGAAAtacattgaagaaattgaaagaatcaaaaTTTAGAGACATGGAAGATGAGGTATTCCAGTTGTTGAGGTTGAGTTATGATCGGCTAGATAATGATTTAGCACTACAGCAATGTCTCCTGTATTGTACATTATATCCTGAAGATCATAAGATTGAAAGGGAGGAGTTGATATGTTATTTGATTGATGAGGGAATAGTTGAAGGAACGAGGAGCAGACAAGCAGCATTTGACGAGGGCCACACGAtgcttaataaacttgaaaatgtTTGTCTACTGGAAAGTTGTTTTGATCGTTATCATCGTAGATGTGTCAAGATGCACGACTTGATTAGGGATATGTCCCTCCAAATACTCCAAATAAACTCTCCAGTTATGGTCAGGGAATATGAGGAAGAAATACCAGATGTGGATATGTGGAAAGAAGATCTACTGAGAGTCTCTTTGAAGGATTGTTATTTCAAGGAAATTCCATCCAGCCATTCACCAAGGTGTCCCAATCTGTCAACTCTATTGTTACGCAATAATGAAGGGTTGGAATTTATtgcagcttctttttttgagcAATTGCACGAActcaaggttcttgatctgtctcatacaaatatcataaatttgCCTGATTCTGTTTCTGAATTGGTGAGTCTTACTGCATTATTGCTTAAAAGGTGTGCGAACTTAAGGCTTGTACCATCATTAAAAAAGCTCAAGGCACTGAAGAGGTTAGACCTCTCTCGTACTGCACTTGAAAAGATGCCTCAAGGCATGGAATGTCTATCCAACCTGAGATATCTTAGGATGAATGGATTTGGGGAAAAGAGTTTTCCTCAATGGGATATTACCTAA